From a region of the Pukyongiella litopenaei genome:
- a CDS encoding biotin-dependent carboxyltransferase family protein, with translation MNAALQIHRAGPGLSVQDTGRPGHLAEGLSRGGAADRLALLEATALLNLPRVAPAVEMAGAGGEFAVTAPMRVALTGAPMRASLDGTPLRWNAAHLLAPGQVLRIGGATSGVYGYLTPAGGIDTPDWLGSRAVHLTAGIGALLQAGDTLPLGDDPEPAAPLLGLPPPDRFAGGMVRLRPGPQTALFDDATLARFLATPFTRNPAGNRQGVRLDHDGAGFTSALAAGLASDMIRHGDVQMTGDGTPYVLLSECQTIGGYPRLATVIDADLPRIAQAPPGAALRFELLTTDAADALWRDEPAMLADLRRAVHPLVRDPCDIADLLSYQLVSGATAGDDLERD, from the coding sequence ATGAACGCCGCGTTGCAGATCCACCGCGCCGGGCCCGGGCTGAGCGTGCAGGATACGGGCCGCCCCGGCCATCTCGCCGAGGGGCTGTCGCGCGGCGGCGCCGCCGACCGGCTGGCGCTGCTGGAAGCAACCGCGCTGCTGAACCTGCCGCGCGTAGCGCCGGCGGTCGAGATGGCCGGTGCCGGCGGCGAGTTTGCCGTGACCGCCCCGATGCGCGTGGCGCTGACCGGGGCGCCGATGCGGGCGAGCCTCGACGGCACACCGCTGCGCTGGAACGCGGCGCATCTGCTGGCGCCGGGCCAGGTGCTGCGCATCGGCGGCGCCACCTCGGGGGTCTATGGCTACCTGACCCCGGCGGGGGGCATCGACACGCCAGACTGGCTGGGCAGCCGCGCGGTGCATCTGACCGCCGGGATCGGCGCGTTGCTGCAGGCGGGCGACACCCTGCCGCTGGGCGACGACCCGGAGCCGGCCGCGCCGCTGCTGGGCCTGCCCCCCCCGGACCGCTTTGCCGGCGGCATGGTGCGGCTGCGGCCCGGCCCGCAGACCGCCCTGTTCGACGACGCCACGCTGGCGCGGTTCCTGGCGACGCCGTTTACCCGCAATCCGGCGGGCAACCGGCAGGGCGTGCGGCTGGATCACGACGGCGCGGGCTTTACCTCGGCGCTGGCCGCCGGGCTGGCCTCGGACATGATCCGGCACGGGGACGTGCAGATGACCGGCGACGGCACGCCCTATGTGCTGCTGTCGGAATGCCAGACCATCGGCGGCTATCCACGCCTGGCCACGGTGATCGACGCGGACCTGCCGCGCATCGCGCAGGCCCCGCCGGGCGCCGCGCTGAGATTCGAGTTGCTGACGACCGACGCTGCGGACGCGCTCTGGCGGGACGAGCCCGCAATGCTGGCCGATCTGCGCCGCGCCGTTCATCCGCTGGTGCGCGATCCCTGCGACATCGCCGATCTTCTGAGCTATCAACTGGTCTCGGGCGCAACCGCCGGGGACGATCTGGAAAGGGACTGA
- the cysE gene encoding serine O-acetyltransferase, producing the protein MTEPKRSLAPVDPVWSRITSEARDAVASEPLMGGLIHACILHHSRLDKALSYRIAAKLTSNEMSMVILREIADAAYADAPGLVEAARADLVAVYERDPACHRLLQPILYFKGYQAMQAYRVGHWLWEQGKKDLAYFFQMRISEIFGIDIHPAARIGKGIMIDHAHSIVIGETAVVGDNVSMLHSVTLGGTGKEEEDRHPKIADGVLIGAGAKVLGNIHVGHCSRVAAGSVVLEDVPPCKTVAGIPARIVGEAGCDQPSVNMDQMFAG; encoded by the coding sequence ATGACCGAACCGAAAAGAAGCCTCGCGCCCGTCGATCCGGTCTGGAGCCGGATCACCTCGGAGGCGCGCGACGCGGTGGCGTCCGAGCCGCTGATGGGCGGGCTGATCCATGCCTGCATCCTGCACCATTCGCGGCTGGACAAGGCGCTGTCCTACCGGATCGCGGCCAAGCTGACCTCGAACGAGATGTCGATGGTGATCCTGCGCGAGATCGCGGATGCGGCCTATGCCGACGCGCCGGGACTGGTCGAGGCCGCCCGCGCCGATCTGGTCGCGGTCTATGAACGCGATCCCGCCTGCCACCGGCTGTTGCAGCCGATCCTCTATTTCAAGGGGTATCAGGCGATGCAGGCCTATCGGGTCGGGCACTGGCTGTGGGAACAGGGCAAGAAGGACCTGGCCTATTTCTTCCAGATGCGGATTTCCGAGATCTTCGGCATCGACATCCACCCCGCCGCCCGCATCGGCAAGGGGATCATGATCGACCACGCCCATTCCATCGTGATCGGCGAAACCGCCGTGGTGGGCGACAACGTGTCGATGCTGCATTCGGTGACGCTGGGCGGCACCGGCAAGGAGGAAGAGGACCGGCACCCCAAGATCGCCGACGGCGTTCTGATCGGCGCCGGCGCCAAGGTGCTGGGCAATATCCATGTCGGCCATTGTTCGCGCGTTGCCGCCGGATCGGTGGTGCTGGAGGACGTGCCGCCCTGCAAGACCGTGGCGGGCATCCCGGCGCGGATCGTGGGCGAGGCCGGATGCGACCAGCCCTCGGTCAACATGGACCAGATGTTCGCCGGCTGA
- a CDS encoding TraR/DksA C4-type zinc finger protein produces the protein MNDRDRNHIAGLIRDRLTAIAGENDLGRDGQAVVQLDQQAVGRLSRMDAVQMQAMAKAQQARRDAEAARLRAALARIESGDEEYGYCDGCGEEIARARLHLNPAVATCIACARG, from the coding sequence ATGAATGACCGTGACCGCAACCATATTGCCGGGCTGATCCGCGACCGGTTGACCGCCATCGCCGGGGAAAACGACCTGGGCCGCGACGGGCAGGCGGTGGTACAACTCGACCAGCAGGCGGTGGGGCGGCTGTCGCGGATGGACGCGGTGCAGATGCAGGCGATGGCCAAGGCCCAGCAGGCGCGCCGCGATGCCGAGGCCGCCCGCCTGCGTGCCGCTCTGGCCCGGATCGAATCCGGCGATGAGGAATACGGCTATTGTGACGGGTGCGGCGAGGAAATCGCCCGTGCCCGGCTGCATCTGAACCCGGCGGTCGCCACCTGCATTGCCTGCGCCCGCGGCTGA
- a CDS encoding FecR family protein, with the protein MATEPARQVMTCDGTLIVEREPGTSMTIDERAGAAPPRAIEIEGGAILIDVQPGTAPTQIRTPHAIAAVRGTTYVVDAGAQRTSVFVIAGRVEVRKLDDGSDTVQLRPGQGTDVTATDRLEVKRWDADRAARLLARFGR; encoded by the coding sequence ATGGCCACCGAACCGGCGCGGCAGGTAATGACCTGCGACGGAACCCTGATCGTGGAACGCGAACCCGGCACCTCGATGACCATCGACGAACGGGCGGGCGCCGCACCGCCCCGCGCGATCGAAATCGAAGGCGGCGCGATCCTGATCGACGTCCAGCCCGGAACCGCCCCGACCCAGATCAGGACACCCCATGCCATCGCCGCCGTGCGCGGCACCACCTATGTCGTGGACGCAGGGGCGCAGCGCACATCGGTCTTCGTGATTGCCGGCCGTGTCGAGGTGCGCAAGCTCGATGACGGCTCGGACACTGTGCAGCTGCGTCCCGGACAGGGAACGGACGTCACCGCGACCGACCGGCTCGAGGTGAAACGCTGGGACGCCGACCGCGCTGCACGACTGCTCGCCCGCTTTGGCAGATGA
- a CDS encoding LamB/YcsF family protein gives MTRSVDLNADMGESFGPWVMGNDVALLNVVTSANIACGYHAGDADVMATTMARAVQRDVGIGAHPGFPDLQGFGRRRMALSHEELANLVTYQLGAARAMAHAAGGRVRHLKLHGALSNMASADAGMARACYEAALKVDPDIIIMVLAATPMEQVVRDLGCNWAGEIFADRAYEDDATLVARGKPGAVLHDADAAAERILGMLGEGAIIAESGKRIPTRIDTICLHGDGAEAVAMARALKARLLAEGITLEKFARRGS, from the coding sequence ATGACACGCAGCGTCGATCTGAACGCCGATATGGGTGAGAGCTTTGGCCCGTGGGTGATGGGCAACGACGTGGCGCTGCTGAACGTGGTCACATCGGCCAATATCGCCTGCGGCTATCACGCGGGCGACGCCGACGTGATGGCGACGACGATGGCGCGTGCGGTGCAGCGGGATGTCGGCATCGGCGCGCATCCGGGCTTTCCCGACCTGCAAGGCTTTGGCAGGCGGCGGATGGCCCTGTCGCATGAGGAACTGGCCAATCTCGTCACCTACCAGCTGGGTGCGGCGCGGGCGATGGCCCATGCCGCCGGGGGGCGGGTCCGGCACCTGAAGCTGCACGGCGCGCTGTCCAACATGGCCTCGGCGGATGCGGGCATGGCGCGGGCCTGCTACGAGGCGGCGCTGAAGGTCGACCCGGACATCATCATCATGGTGCTGGCCGCCACGCCGATGGAACAGGTCGTGCGCGATCTGGGCTGCAACTGGGCGGGCGAGATCTTTGCCGACCGCGCCTATGAGGACGACGCCACCCTGGTCGCCCGCGGCAAGCCGGGCGCGGTGCTGCATGACGCCGATGCCGCCGCCGAGCGGATACTCGGGATGCTCGGCGAAGGCGCGATCATCGCGGAATCGGGCAAGCGCATCCCCACCCGCATCGACACGATCTGCCTGCATGGCGATGGCGCCGAAGCGGTGGCGATGGCCCGCGCATTGAAGGCGCGGCTGCTGGCCGAGGGCATCACGCTGGAGAAATTCGCCCGGCGCGGGTCGTGA
- a CDS encoding glycosyltransferase family 4 protein, whose protein sequence is MEPERLTILYIARSAFGIMGEAAISNYVRVMSRFHDVHVVQTKAPGETHGQPPEGVRLHSLASRETPTRRRALFDVLRKVRPDIVHLVQSPYCYDDVMMLQPVFSEASWCLDFRSPHIGAPDAPALANYHDMQLQIDCLLTHSMESLRTNLPNRYLKAIEIPPGVDMAAIQDATANGPDVRREAAIRRLVYVGSLSRTRKMDLLLQMFAKALSSNKGLTLDIYGQGNAEEHLQNLARELGVEDHVFFRGMLDQSELWKRLTGYDAGIAYVPEEMFGTAPSLKSIEYAAVGLPVLASDTEGHRAFAGRFGFDFDLFRNTPEGLHEALTANRKTAWDKKRLDANIAASQALDWERVVIDRLMPVYRQLRA, encoded by the coding sequence ATGGAACCTGAGCGCCTTACGATCTTGTATATCGCGCGATCGGCCTTCGGCATCATGGGCGAGGCGGCAATCAGCAACTATGTGCGCGTCATGTCACGGTTTCATGATGTGCATGTGGTCCAGACCAAGGCCCCCGGGGAAACCCATGGCCAGCCCCCCGAAGGCGTGCGGCTGCACAGCCTGGCGTCCCGAGAGACGCCGACGCGCAGGCGGGCGCTGTTCGATGTCCTGCGCAAGGTTCGGCCGGACATCGTGCATTTGGTTCAAAGCCCGTATTGCTACGATGACGTGATGATGCTGCAGCCGGTTTTCTCGGAAGCCTCCTGGTGTCTTGATTTTCGCTCACCGCATATCGGGGCGCCCGATGCGCCTGCTTTGGCCAACTATCATGACATGCAGTTGCAGATCGATTGTTTGTTGACCCACTCCATGGAAAGTCTGCGGACCAATTTGCCTAACCGGTATCTCAAGGCAATCGAGATTCCACCCGGCGTTGATATGGCCGCCATTCAAGACGCGACCGCCAACGGGCCTGATGTCCGGCGAGAGGCAGCGATACGTCGTCTGGTTTACGTTGGAAGCCTGTCGCGAACCCGCAAAATGGACCTGCTGTTGCAGATGTTTGCAAAGGCGCTTTCCAGCAACAAGGGACTGACCCTGGACATCTATGGCCAGGGAAATGCGGAAGAACATCTGCAAAATCTCGCGCGTGAACTCGGGGTGGAAGACCATGTATTCTTCCGGGGCATGCTCGACCAAAGCGAACTTTGGAAACGGCTGACCGGCTATGACGCCGGAATAGCCTACGTTCCCGAGGAAATGTTCGGAACCGCGCCATCGTTGAAGTCAATCGAATATGCGGCGGTGGGTTTGCCGGTCTTGGCGTCCGATACCGAGGGCCATCGCGCATTCGCAGGCCGTTTTGGTTTCGATTTTGACCTTTTCAGGAACACCCCCGAAGGTCTGCATGAGGCGTTGACGGCCAATAGGAAAACCGCTTGGGACAAGAAGCGGCTCGACGCAAATATTGCGGCCTCGCAAGCCCTTGATTGGGAACGCGTTGTCATAGATCGTCTCATGCCCGTCTACCGCCAGTTGCGGGCGTAA
- the tatC gene encoding twin-arginine translocase subunit TatC — protein sequence MSSPTDEIDDSSAPLIEHLAELRQRLIHSVVAFIVGMVICFTVATPVFNFLTAPLCKVLAERGQDCGLIFISPQEGFFVAIKVSLLGGLILSFPYIALQMWRFVAPGLYKSEKGAFLPFLIASPFMFLAGAAFAFYVVTPLAYDFFLGFQQFGTEGEAVTGDAAAPLSVVFQGSAQEYLNLTIKFIVAFGLCFQLPVLLTLMGKAGLVSAEGLGGVRKYAVVAILVLAALVTPPDVITQIILFVVVYGLYEVSIFLVARVEKKREERLRAEGYYDDEEAFDEDLAAADPDENAK from the coding sequence ATGAGTAGCCCCACCGACGAGATCGACGACAGTTCGGCCCCGCTGATCGAACACCTGGCCGAACTGCGCCAGCGGCTGATCCATTCGGTCGTGGCCTTCATCGTCGGCATGGTGATCTGCTTTACCGTGGCGACGCCGGTGTTCAATTTCCTGACCGCGCCGCTGTGCAAGGTGCTGGCCGAACGCGGGCAGGATTGCGGGCTGATCTTCATTTCCCCGCAGGAAGGGTTCTTTGTCGCGATCAAGGTGTCGCTGCTGGGCGGACTCATCCTGTCCTTTCCCTATATCGCGCTGCAAATGTGGCGGTTCGTGGCGCCGGGGCTCTACAAGAGCGAAAAGGGCGCGTTCCTGCCGTTCCTGATCGCGTCGCCATTCATGTTCCTGGCCGGCGCGGCCTTTGCCTTCTATGTGGTCACGCCGCTGGCATATGATTTCTTCCTCGGGTTCCAGCAATTCGGCACCGAGGGCGAGGCGGTCACCGGCGACGCGGCGGCGCCGCTGTCGGTGGTGTTCCAGGGCTCGGCGCAGGAATATCTCAACCTGACCATCAAGTTCATCGTCGCCTTCGGCCTGTGTTTCCAGTTGCCGGTGCTGCTGACGCTGATGGGCAAGGCCGGGCTGGTCAGCGCCGAAGGGCTGGGCGGCGTGCGCAAATACGCGGTGGTGGCGATCCTGGTGCTCGCCGCGCTGGTGACGCCGCCTGACGTGATCACCCAGATCATCCTGTTCGTGGTCGTCTACGGGCTCTACGAGGTATCGATCTTCCTGGTCGCCCGCGTCGAGAAGAAGCGCGAGGAGCGCCTGCGGGCCGAAGGGTATTACGACGACGAGGAAGCGTTCGACGAGGACCTCGCTGCCGCCGATCCGGACGAAAACGCCAAGTAG
- a CDS encoding SDR family oxidoreductase, producing the protein MDLGISGKRALVCASSKGLGLGCAEALAGAGVNLVMNARGSEALEASAAAIRAEHGVEVDTVAADVATADGQAAVIEVAQGVDILVNNAGGPPPGLWSDWDREDFIRALDANMLAPIALIKALVPGMMERGWGRVVNITSQSVRAPIPVLGLSNSARAGLTGYVAGTSRQVAGKGVTINNLLPGIHATDRADSLDRAVGEARGTTLEDARAERAATIPAGRYGTRTEFGAACAFLCSQHAGFIVGQNILLDGGATNQTM; encoded by the coding sequence ATGGATCTGGGAATCAGCGGAAAACGGGCGCTGGTCTGCGCCAGCAGCAAGGGGCTGGGGCTGGGCTGCGCCGAGGCACTGGCAGGGGCCGGTGTGAACCTGGTGATGAACGCGCGCGGTTCCGAGGCGCTGGAGGCCAGTGCCGCCGCGATCCGGGCGGAACACGGGGTCGAGGTCGACACCGTCGCGGCGGACGTGGCCACGGCAGACGGTCAGGCGGCGGTGATCGAGGTCGCGCAGGGGGTCGATATCCTTGTCAACAATGCCGGCGGCCCGCCGCCGGGCCTGTGGTCCGACTGGGACCGCGAGGATTTCATCCGCGCGCTCGATGCGAACATGCTGGCCCCGATCGCGTTGATCAAGGCGCTGGTGCCGGGGATGATGGAGCGCGGCTGGGGCCGGGTGGTGAACATCACCAGCCAGTCCGTGCGCGCGCCGATCCCGGTTTTGGGCCTGTCGAACTCGGCGCGCGCCGGGTTGACCGGCTATGTCGCGGGCACGTCGCGGCAGGTGGCGGGCAAGGGCGTGACGATCAACAACCTGTTGCCCGGCATCCATGCCACCGACCGGGCCGATTCGCTCGACCGTGCCGTGGGCGAGGCCAGGGGCACCACGCTGGAAGACGCGCGGGCCGAGCGGGCCGCGACCATTCCCGCCGGTCGCTATGGCACCCGGACCGAGTTCGGCGCGGCCTGTGCGTTCCTGTGTTCCCAGCATGCCGGGTTCATCGTCGGCCAGAACATTCTGCTCGACGGTGGCGCCACCAACCAGACCATGTGA
- the tatB gene encoding Sec-independent protein translocase protein TatB, giving the protein MFDLGWTELLVIGVVALIVVGPKDLPVLFRNVGRFVGKARGMAREFSRAMHDAADEAGVNDVAKGLKAATNPVSSAMDGLKDAARDLTSGMDPTKYDPDSETGKLAADRAESARKIQAATARAAADRKAREAEDALKKAEEAEASLAAGTGQDKTT; this is encoded by the coding sequence ATGTTCGACCTGGGCTGGACCGAACTGCTGGTGATCGGCGTGGTCGCGCTGATCGTGGTGGGGCCAAAGGACCTGCCGGTGCTGTTCCGCAATGTCGGCCGTTTCGTCGGCAAGGCGCGCGGCATGGCCCGCGAGTTCAGCCGCGCGATGCATGATGCCGCCGACGAGGCCGGCGTCAACGACGTGGCCAAGGGGCTGAAGGCTGCCACCAACCCGGTGAGCAGCGCGATGGACGGGCTCAAGGACGCGGCGCGCGACCTGACATCGGGCATGGATCCGACGAAATACGACCCCGACAGCGAAACCGGCAAACTGGCCGCCGACCGGGCCGAATCGGCCAGGAAGATACAGGCCGCGACCGCCCGCGCCGCCGCCGACCGCAAGGCGCGCGAGGCCGAGGACGCCCTGAAGAAGGCGGAAGAGGCCGAGGCTTCGCTGGCCGCCGGCACCGGACAAGACAAGACGACATGA
- a CDS encoding twin-arginine translocase TatA/TatE family subunit: MLNNIGLPGLLLIAVVVLVLFGRGKISSLMGEVGKGITAFKKGVKDGTEELEHDAAEAAKDVTPDHDKDKA; this comes from the coding sequence ATGTTGAACAATATCGGCCTTCCCGGCCTGCTGCTGATCGCGGTGGTGGTGCTGGTTCTGTTCGGGCGCGGCAAGATCAGCTCGCTCATGGGCGAGGTGGGCAAGGGCATCACCGCGTTCAAGAAAGGCGTCAAGGACGGCACCGAGGAACTTGAGCATGACGCCGCGGAGGCGGCCAAGGACGTGACCCCGGACCACGACAAGGACAAGGCGTAA
- a CDS encoding CHASE2 domain-containing protein: protein MTTRARRRNRLVIPGLIVAALWVAGFGLPYLSGHAGPTDRFEYRLLDLRHRLIGPQKPAGDVVIVAIDDRTLGQSDVSGRALLGRVIGNIAASRAGTLAVDILLADGGDTDTDAALAQALGALPSVIAAAASLGAEGASADTIIQPQPSFREAARTGLVNISTDTGGTPRYVPLLIPTGAGTFPTLPLVAAMTFTGDTPVVETDRLRLGDRAVPLDLGQSMPLRHLGPMGTVPTYSASELLTGPLPDALGGKLVVLGYTASAMGDRFATPFGDTTPGVEIIATAISQLAGGPVLRRDARTRRWDVIHAAGLTLLCVLAALSLPLSRGLPVALALVGLSMTGVVIAFAFGLWMSAALPLVAALPPLTVAGIVRYSRERSLALQTERAAASLRRFQSPALARRLENDPDWLATPEEQHLVIFFVDLTGFTGLSQRLGPAGTQELLRAFHGLTNETVGAQGGDVLNYMGDGALAVFGLDRSDRDRAADTALAAAFALVRALAGLRIDALPEGLPGCRIGLHAGLATLSRLGADTHQQVTVTGDSVNLASRLMEVAKSEHATIVATRDFADALSKPPSPTHESRVPIRGRAGEVEILAWT from the coding sequence ATGACAACCCGCGCCCGGCGCCGCAATCGACTGGTGATCCCGGGGCTGATCGTGGCGGCGCTGTGGGTGGCGGGGTTCGGGCTGCCTTACCTGTCGGGACATGCCGGGCCGACCGATCGGTTCGAATACCGCCTGCTTGACCTGCGCCACAGGCTGATCGGCCCGCAGAAACCCGCCGGCGACGTGGTCATCGTCGCCATCGACGACCGGACGCTTGGGCAATCGGATGTCAGCGGTCGCGCATTGCTTGGCCGGGTGATCGGCAATATTGCCGCCAGCCGGGCAGGAACGCTCGCGGTCGACATCTTGCTGGCCGATGGAGGTGATACCGACACCGATGCCGCGCTGGCGCAGGCGCTTGGCGCGCTGCCCTCGGTGATCGCGGCGGCGGCCAGCCTGGGTGCCGAAGGTGCAAGTGCCGATACCATCATCCAGCCGCAACCGTCCTTCCGCGAGGCGGCGCGCACCGGCCTGGTGAACATCTCGACGGATACCGGCGGAACGCCGCGATATGTCCCGCTGCTCATCCCCACCGGCGCGGGCACCTTTCCCACGCTGCCGCTGGTCGCGGCCATGACGTTCACCGGTGACACGCCTGTTGTTGAAACCGACCGATTGAGGCTGGGCGATCGCGCGGTTCCCCTGGATCTGGGGCAGTCGATGCCGCTGCGCCATCTGGGTCCGATGGGAACGGTGCCGACCTACAGCGCCAGCGAGCTGCTGACCGGCCCCCTGCCCGATGCGCTCGGTGGAAAACTGGTGGTGCTGGGCTATACCGCGTCGGCCATGGGCGACCGGTTCGCGACCCCGTTCGGCGACACCACCCCGGGGGTCGAGATCATCGCGACCGCGATATCGCAACTGGCCGGGGGGCCGGTGCTGCGGCGCGATGCCCGGACCCGGCGCTGGGATGTGATCCACGCCGCCGGGCTGACCCTACTCTGCGTGCTGGCGGCCCTGTCGCTGCCACTGTCGCGCGGGCTCCCGGTTGCGCTCGCCCTTGTCGGGCTTTCCATGACCGGGGTGGTGATCGCCTTTGCCTTTGGCCTGTGGATGAGCGCCGCCCTGCCTCTGGTGGCCGCCTTACCGCCGCTCACCGTGGCCGGGATCGTCCGGTATTCGCGCGAGCGCAGCCTGGCGTTGCAAACCGAACGCGCGGCAGCCTCGCTGCGGCGGTTCCAGTCACCGGCGCTGGCGCGACGCCTGGAAAACGATCCCGACTGGCTCGCCACGCCGGAAGAGCAACACCTGGTGATCTTCTTCGTCGATCTCACCGGCTTTACCGGCCTGTCGCAGCGGCTCGGGCCAGCGGGCACGCAGGAATTGCTGCGCGCATTTCATGGCCTGACAAACGAAACAGTCGGGGCGCAGGGCGGCGACGTTTTGAACTATATGGGCGACGGTGCGCTGGCCGTGTTCGGCCTCGACCGGTCCGACCGCGACCGCGCCGCCGACACCGCACTGGCCGCGGCCTTTGCGCTCGTCCGGGCGCTGGCCGGGTTACGCATCGACGCGTTGCCGGAAGGACTGCCGGGTTGCCGCATCGGGCTGCATGCGGGCCTCGCGACACTGTCCCGGCTGGGAGCCGACACCCACCAGCAGGTCACCGTGACCGGCGACAGCGTCAACCTGGCAAGCCGCCTGATGGAAGTGGCCAAGTCCGAACACGCGACCATCGTGGCCACCCGCGATTTCGCCGATGCACTGTCAAAGCCGCCTTCGCCCACGCACGAATCGCGCGTGCCGATCCGGGGCCGCGCGGGCGAGGTCGAGATACTGGCCTGGACCTGA
- a CDS encoding 5-oxoprolinase subunit B family protein — protein sequence MQNRTTKAPELLPLGRDGIVLRLALRPDPGATAGVQALRAALEAADLPGVNEIAPALASVLVRFDPARTTRDDLATGLRALVAGRDWCAADMPPPARRWTIPAAFGGSAGPQLSETAGLAGLDETRAVAELTATPLRVLAIGFAPGQPYLGLLPEHWDFPRQPELTPTVPAGALCAAVRQIVLFANPSTTGWRQVGLTGFRPFKADRAQPFALRPGDELRLSAVPDGEMQDLARNDPDGLGGARCEVLA from the coding sequence TTGCAGAACAGGACCACGAAAGCGCCGGAGCTGTTGCCGCTGGGGCGCGACGGGATCGTCCTGAGACTGGCGCTGCGCCCCGATCCGGGCGCAACCGCCGGAGTGCAGGCGCTGCGCGCGGCGCTCGAAGCGGCAGACCTGCCCGGCGTGAACGAGATTGCCCCGGCGCTGGCCTCGGTGCTGGTGCGGTTCGACCCGGCCCGAACCACCCGCGACGACCTCGCAACCGGGTTGCGGGCGCTCGTGGCGGGCCGCGACTGGTGCGCCGCCGACATGCCGCCCCCGGCGCGGCGCTGGACCATCCCGGCGGCGTTCGGCGGGTCGGCGGGGCCGCAACTGTCCGAAACGGCCGGGCTGGCGGGGCTGGACGAAACCCGCGCGGTGGCCGAGCTCACGGCCACGCCGCTGCGGGTGCTGGCGATCGGCTTTGCCCCCGGCCAGCCATATCTGGGGCTGCTGCCCGAACACTGGGATTTTCCCCGCCAGCCCGAACTGACACCCACCGTGCCCGCGGGCGCGCTCTGCGCGGCGGTGCGGCAGATCGTGCTCTTTGCCAACCCGTCGACCACCGGCTGGCGGCAGGTCGGGCTGACCGGGTTCCGCCCGTTCAAGGCCGACCGGGCCCAGCCCTTTGCCCTGCGGCCCGGGGACGAGCTGCGCCTGAGCGCGGTGCCCGACGGCGAGATGCAGGACCTGGCCCGCAACGATCCCGACGGGCTGGGCGGCGCCCGCTGCGAGGTCCTGGCATGA
- a CDS encoding helix-turn-helix transcriptional regulator yields the protein MTRDARLLRLIDLLRDGQTHRAADLAVALGVSDRTIWRDMARLERAGVPVGGTRGSGYRLEPAIALPPLQLAPGELEALLLGLAIVSRAADPDLAAAAAALADRVDAALPAETVAEGAAWKTALEPLSDPARALRHMATLRGAIAGRQKLRLGLAGHKERHVVRPLRLESWGALWALTAWCDTHARFATFRLDLIESAAALPETFVDEPGRRYDDHLAALRR from the coding sequence ATGACCCGCGATGCCCGGCTGTTGCGCCTGATCGACCTGCTGCGTGACGGACAGACCCATCGCGCGGCCGATCTGGCCGTGGCGCTGGGCGTGTCCGACCGCACCATCTGGCGCGACATGGCGCGGCTGGAGCGGGCCGGCGTGCCGGTCGGCGGCACCCGTGGCAGCGGGTATCGGCTGGAACCGGCGATCGCGCTGCCGCCGCTGCAGCTGGCGCCGGGCGAGCTCGAGGCGCTGCTGCTGGGGCTGGCCATCGTGTCCCGCGCCGCCGACCCGGATCTGGCCGCGGCCGCCGCGGCGCTGGCCGACCGGGTCGACGCCGCGCTGCCCGCCGAAACCGTCGCCGAGGGCGCGGCCTGGAAAACCGCGCTGGAGCCGCTGTCGGACCCGGCCCGCGCCCTGCGCCACATGGCCACGCTGCGCGGCGCCATCGCCGGGCGGCAGAAACTGCGGCTGGGCCTGGCCGGACATAAGGAACGCCATGTGGTGCGGCCGCTGCGGCTGGAAAGCTGGGGGGCGCTCTGGGCGCTGACCGCCTGGTGCGACACCCATGCCCGTTTCGCGACCTTCCGGCTCGACCTGATCGAATCCGCCGCCGCGCTGCCCGAAACCTTCGTCGATGAGCCGGGCCGGCGCTATGACGACCATCTCGCCGCGCTCAGGCGCTGA